CCAACTTTCAAAGTTAGAGATGGAGGCGGtggagccggcggtggtggtgagcTGCGAGTGTTGCGGCCCAGAGGAGGAGTGCACCGGCGAGTATATCGGCAGCGTGAGGGCCTACTTTGGGGGCCGGTGGCTGTGCGGGTTGTGCTCCGAGTCCGTCAAGTACGATGCAGGCCGCAGCAAGCGCACCGAGTCCATGGGCGTGGAGGAGGCCGTGCGGGCGGACATGGCGTTCTGCCGTGTCAAGCAGACCTCGACGCCACTGGCTCCGGCGATCACCGGAGATGAAAACAAAAGagggtgcgagagagagagagaccttttGCGCTACCAACTACTTGCAAATTTTTTGCTTCTTCTCTTTATCCAGAGTTTGCAACTGAAAACCACAACGGAAACGCGGAGCTCGTGCGAGTAGTGGACACCGCCATCCTAGCGTCCCTCGCGCTTCGCCCGCCATGGCGCCTTGACCGTGCACTCGTGCCATCCCATGATCGGGTCAGGGCACACCTAAAACCTCTAACTAAACCGAGTCGCAGCTCAGGTTATCTCACAAAAAAGAAACTACTGACGAAACTGAAAATATCGACACCTAAAACCCTAAACATGAACGTGAAATTTACCCAACAATCACCCCCTAAACTGATCGTTCAGGGCGTCTCCTCGATCATGCCGATGCTTGAGCGTAGCTGCTGCAGTCGAACACGGCCGAGGGGCTTGGTGAGCATGTCTGCAAGCTGAACCTCTGTTGCAACATACTCGAGTTCAATCTTCTTCGCCTCCATGCAATCTTTGATGAAATGGTACCTGAGCTCGATGTTCTTCTATCTGTTGTGCATCACAGGATTCTTTGCAAGAGAAATTGCGGATTTGTTGTCGACCTTGAGTCTTACTGCCTTTTCTTCAACTTCTCTGAACTCACCGAGCAAGCGCGCGAGCCAGATTCTTTGGCAAGCCATTGTTGTTGCTGCGACGTACTCTGATTCACAGTTGGAGAGTGCCACAA
Above is a window of Triticum dicoccoides isolate Atlit2015 ecotype Zavitan chromosome 5B, WEW_v2.0, whole genome shotgun sequence DNA encoding:
- the LOC119310198 gene encoding uncharacterized protein LOC119310198 — its product is MEAVEPAVVVSCECCGPEEECTGEYIGSVRAYFGGRWLCGLCSESVKYDAGRSKRTESMGVEEAVRADMAFCRLLQRGGPTERVAEGMCQMLRCTACEKQLATSSSSSRQTAPATVASESGHHRTSVPSA